From the Pseudomonas putida genome, one window contains:
- a CDS encoding MFS transporter, with translation MSQTSTVPLTRAERLPVSGLLALAMTGFIAILSETLPAGLLDQIADGMHISQAMAGQWVTAYALGSLLTAIPLVTLTQGWYRRRALLLAIVGFVLFNGLTAVSPSNHLTLLLRFLTGAAAGLAWGLIAGHARRMVPAALQGRAMAVAMLGQPIALSLGLPIATWLGAGLGWRATFAVVTLVALLLVFWVLRAVPDYPGQASGQRPSAAQVLRTPGVALVLLVILAWVLGHNILYTYIVPLLAAAGMAAEVGQVLMLFGLSALAGIGLVGLMVDRHLRKLVVLSLAGFALATLLLGQATPWAIYLSVALWGLTYGGAPTLLQTACADAAGEGGDVAQSMLVTVWNSAIALGGIVGGVLLAGVGVEAFGSVVLALIAVAVLAVLAARTSGFVAGPR, from the coding sequence ATGTCCCAGACATCGACTGTTCCCCTGACCCGCGCCGAGCGCCTGCCCGTGAGCGGCTTGCTGGCACTGGCCATGACCGGCTTCATCGCCATCCTCAGCGAAACCTTGCCGGCGGGCCTGCTCGACCAGATCGCCGATGGCATGCACATCAGCCAGGCCATGGCCGGGCAATGGGTGACGGCCTACGCGCTCGGCTCCTTGCTGACGGCCATCCCGTTGGTGACCCTGACCCAGGGTTGGTACCGGCGTCGGGCGCTGCTGCTGGCGATCGTCGGTTTTGTGCTGTTCAACGGCCTGACTGCGGTGTCGCCCTCCAATCACCTGACGCTGTTGCTGCGCTTTCTCACCGGCGCCGCTGCGGGCCTGGCCTGGGGCCTGATCGCCGGGCATGCCCGGCGCATGGTGCCAGCGGCCCTGCAGGGGCGGGCCATGGCCGTGGCCATGCTCGGTCAGCCGATTGCCTTGTCGCTGGGCTTGCCGATAGCCACCTGGCTGGGCGCCGGGCTGGGTTGGCGCGCGACTTTTGCGGTGGTCACGCTGGTGGCGCTGCTGCTGGTGTTCTGGGTGCTCAGGGCGGTGCCGGACTATCCGGGGCAGGCGAGCGGCCAGCGCCCGTCAGCGGCGCAGGTGCTGCGCACGCCGGGCGTGGCCCTGGTGCTGCTGGTGATCCTCGCCTGGGTCCTGGGCCACAACATCCTCTACACCTACATCGTGCCGCTGTTGGCGGCGGCGGGCATGGCGGCCGAAGTCGGCCAGGTGCTGATGCTGTTCGGGCTCTCGGCGCTGGCCGGGATCGGCCTGGTCGGGCTGATGGTCGATCGGCACCTGCGCAAGCTGGTCGTGCTGAGCCTGGCAGGGTTTGCCCTGGCCACCCTGTTGCTGGGGCAGGCCACGCCCTGGGCCATCTACCTGAGCGTCGCGCTGTGGGGCCTGACCTATGGCGGTGCGCCGACCCTGTTGCAGACCGCCTGCGCCGATGCGGCGGGTGAGGGCGGGGATGTCGCACAGTCGATGCTGGTGACGGTATGGAACAGCGCCATCGCCCTGGGCGGAATCGTCGGTGGCGTGTTGCTCGCTGGCGTGGGTGTCGAGGCATTTGGCAGCGTGGTGCTGGCGCTGATCGCAGTGGCCGTGCTGGCGGTGCTGGCAGCGCGCACAAGCGGCTTCGTGGCAGGGCCCCGCTAG
- a CDS encoding DNA polymerase II, whose amino-acid sequence MELQQGFVLTRHWHDTPEGTCVEFWLATDAGPRLLRLAPQESVAFIPQAQTEHARVLLAKEQGVQLKPLRLKDFDQRPMLGLYTRQHRQLMQLEQRLRTAGIDVFEADIRPPERYLMERFITAPVQFTGQRDEQGVYCEAQLKPLQGYRPTLRLASLDIETSERGELYSIALEGCGQRQVYMLGPANGDADGVDFDLRYCADRAELLTCLNQWMAEHDPDAIIGWNLIQFDLRLLHEHAKALQVPLALGRNGAPMTLRSHAGGGHVFADAPGRLLIDGIEALRSATWNFPSFSLENVAQTLLGEGKDSDTPYQRMDEINRRFAEDKPALARYNLKDCELVTRIFAHTRLLDFLLERSSVTGLAVDRSGGSVAAFCHLYIPHMHRLGFVAPSLGSRPDEASPGGFVMDSRPGLYDSVLVLDYKSLYPSIIRTFLIDPVGLVEGLRLPDDEHSVEGFRGGRFSRSEHCLPAIVERVWQGREAAKREGNAPLSQALKIIMNAFYGVLGSSGCRFFDPRLASSITMRGHQIMRQTRALIEAQGYEVIYGDTDSTFVWLKGAHGEEAAARIGRDLVAQVNAWWREHLQATLKLDSALELQFEVHYRRFLMPTIRGTDEGSKKRYAGLVQRADGREDVVYKGLESVRTDWSPLAQRFQQELYGRIFRGQPYRDYLREYVRQTLAGELDELLVYRKRLRRPLADYQRNVPPHVRAARLADDYNSRVGRPRQYQRGGWISYLITTAGPEPLENLQAPIDYEHYLSRQLQPVADAILPFVGDDFAALTDRQLLLF is encoded by the coding sequence GTGGAGTTGCAGCAGGGCTTTGTCCTCACCCGGCATTGGCATGACACGCCCGAGGGCACCTGCGTGGAATTCTGGCTGGCCACCGATGCCGGGCCACGGCTGTTGCGCCTGGCCCCCCAGGAATCGGTGGCCTTCATCCCGCAGGCCCAGACCGAGCACGCCCGGGTGTTGCTGGCCAAGGAGCAAGGCGTGCAACTCAAGCCGCTGCGCCTGAAGGACTTCGACCAGCGCCCCATGCTCGGCCTCTACACTCGCCAGCACCGCCAGCTGATGCAGCTGGAGCAACGTCTGCGCACGGCGGGTATCGACGTCTTCGAGGCCGATATTCGCCCGCCGGAGCGCTACCTGATGGAACGCTTCATCACTGCCCCGGTGCAGTTCACCGGCCAGCGCGACGAGCAGGGCGTGTACTGCGAGGCCCAGCTCAAACCCTTGCAGGGCTACCGCCCGACGTTGCGCCTGGCATCGCTGGACATCGAGACCAGTGAGCGCGGCGAGCTGTACAGCATCGCCCTGGAAGGCTGCGGCCAGCGCCAGGTGTACATGCTCGGGCCGGCCAATGGTGATGCCGATGGCGTCGATTTCGACCTGCGCTATTGCGCTGACCGCGCCGAGTTGCTGACCTGCCTCAACCAGTGGATGGCCGAGCATGACCCGGACGCAATCATCGGCTGGAACCTGATCCAGTTCGACCTGCGCCTGCTGCACGAGCACGCGAAGGCGCTGCAGGTGCCGCTGGCGCTGGGGCGCAACGGCGCGCCGATGACCCTGCGTAGCCATGCTGGCGGCGGCCACGTGTTCGCCGATGCGCCCGGGCGACTGCTGATAGACGGCATCGAGGCATTGCGCTCGGCGACCTGGAATTTCCCTTCGTTCAGCTTGGAAAACGTCGCCCAGACCTTGCTCGGCGAGGGCAAGGACAGTGACACGCCCTACCAGCGCATGGATGAGATCAACCGCCGCTTTGCCGAAGACAAACCGGCCCTGGCGCGTTACAACCTCAAGGACTGCGAACTGGTCACCCGCATCTTTGCCCATACCCGGTTGCTCGACTTCCTGCTGGAACGTTCGTCGGTCACCGGCCTGGCGGTAGACCGCAGTGGCGGCTCGGTGGCCGCATTTTGCCACCTGTATATCCCGCACATGCACCGCCTGGGCTTTGTTGCGCCCAGCCTCGGCAGCCGCCCGGATGAGGCCAGCCCCGGCGGCTTCGTCATGGATTCACGCCCAGGGCTGTACGACTCGGTGCTGGTGCTGGACTACAAGAGCCTGTACCCGTCGATCATCCGCACCTTCCTGATCGACCCGGTGGGCCTTGTGGAGGGCTTGCGCCTGCCCGATGACGAGCACTCGGTGGAAGGCTTTCGCGGTGGGCGGTTTTCGCGCAGCGAACATTGCCTGCCGGCCATCGTCGAGCGCGTATGGCAGGGTCGCGAAGCGGCCAAGCGTGAGGGCAACGCACCGTTGTCGCAAGCGCTGAAGATCATCATGAATGCCTTCTACGGCGTGCTTGGCTCCAGCGGCTGCCGCTTTTTCGACCCGCGCCTGGCCTCGTCGATCACCATGCGTGGCCATCAGATCATGCGCCAGACCCGCGCCCTGATCGAGGCGCAGGGTTATGAGGTGATCTACGGGGACACCGACTCCACTTTCGTCTGGCTCAAGGGCGCCCATGGCGAAGAGGCCGCAGCCCGGATTGGTCGTGACCTGGTGGCGCAGGTCAACGCGTGGTGGCGCGAGCACTTACAGGCGACCTTGAAGCTGGACAGCGCGCTGGAGCTGCAGTTCGAGGTGCACTACCGGCGTTTCCTGATGCCGACCATCCGCGGCACCGACGAGGGCAGCAAGAAGCGCTATGCCGGCCTTGTGCAGCGAGCCGATGGCCGCGAAGACGTGGTCTACAAGGGCCTGGAGTCGGTGCGCACCGACTGGTCACCACTGGCCCAGCGCTTTCAGCAGGAGTTGTATGGGCGGATCTTCCGCGGCCAGCCGTATCGCGATTACCTGCGCGAGTACGTGCGTCAGACCCTGGCGGGCGAACTCGATGAGCTGCTGGTGTACCGCAAGCGCCTGCGCCGGCCACTGGCCGATTACCAGCGCAATGTTCCGCCGCACGTGCGCGCCGCGCGCCTGGCGGATGACTACAACAGCCGCGTCGGGCGCCCCAGGCAGTATCAGCGCGGCGGCTGGATCAGCTACCTGATCACCACCGCTGGCCCTGAGCCGCTGGAGAACCTGCAGGCCCCTATCGACTACGAACACTACCTGAGCCGCCAGTTGCAACCGGTGGCCGATGCCATCCTGCCTTTTGTCGGTGATGACTTCGCTGCCTTGACCGATCGCCAGCTGCTGTTGTTCTGA